The proteins below come from a single Numenius arquata chromosome 19, bNumArq3.hap1.1, whole genome shotgun sequence genomic window:
- the CACFD1 gene encoding calcium channel flower homolog, with protein sequence MSSQDEQFQAGAPEPAASSADDGMTWWYRWLCRIAGVIGGLSCAFAGLWNCVTINPLNIAAGVWMMLNAFVLFLCEAPFCCQFIEFANAVSARADKLRPWQKAAFYCGMAVFPVVLSLTLTTLFGNAIAFATGVLYGMSALGKKGDAISYARIHQQQKQMDEEKLTGALEGQAL encoded by the exons ATGAGCTCTCAGGATGAGCAGTTCCAAGCAGGAGCCCCTGAGCCAGCGGCTTCCTCCGCCGATGATGGCATGACCTGGTGGTACAGGTGGCTCTGCAGGATTGCCGGGGTCATCGGGGGCCTGT CCTGTGCCTTTGCTGGTCTCTGGAACTGTGTCACCATCAACCCCCTGAACATCGCGGCCGGCGTGTGGATGAT GCTCAACGCCTTTGTCCTGTTCCTGTGTGAAGCCCCTTTCTGCTGCCAGTTTATCGAGTTTGCGAACGCCGTCTCTGCGAGGGCAGACAAGCTGCGGCCCTGGCAGAAAGCCGCTTTCTACTGCGG GATGGCTGTGTTCCCTGTCGTGCTCAGCCTGACGCTCACCACGCTCTTTGGGAATGCCATTGCGTTTGCCACCGGGGTGCTTTATGGCATGTCGGCGCTCGGCAAAAA GGGAGATGCCATTTCCTACGCCCGGatccaccagcagcagaagcaaatggATGAAGAGAAGCTCACGGGGGCCCTGGAGGGACAGGCTCTCTGA
- the SLC2A6 gene encoding solute carrier family 2, facilitated glucose transporter member 6 — translation MEPSTREPLVRKMSVSYRTFPESAGKRLDKEYLRSLHNKRLYLAVFAAVLGNFSFGFALVYPSPVIPALEAHPSPELRLDQHTASWFGSVFTLGAAAGGLSAMLLNDRLGRKLSIMFSALPSAVGYALMASAQNIGMLLLGRVLTGYAGGVTSASIPVYISEISHPGVRGMLGACPQIMAVLGSLILYALGLVLEWRWLAVAGEVPVLAMIILLCFMPDSPRFLLSQGKDDEALVSLCWLRGRDTDYAREYEQIKDSVRKLSRRVSCAEIKDPFIYKPILIAVGMRFLQQLSGVTCVLVYLQSIFKKTAVILKPEYDAALVGLVRLFSVAIAAVSMDKAGRKILLFVSAGVMLVSNLTMGLYIHFVPASQNGTIANKTLVSSATLPAEPTNYITLIPLLATMFFIMGYAMGWGPITWLLMSEVLPLKARGVASGLCVVVSWLTAFTLTQFFLRVVEAFGLEVPFLFFAVICAGNILFTGCCVPETKGRSLEQIEAFFRTGRRSFMR, via the exons ATGGAGCCGAGCACCCGCGAGCCCCTCGTGAGGAAAATGAGCGTCTCATACCGGACGTTCCCTGAGAGCGCTGGCAAGAGGCTCGACAAGGAATACCTGCG GAGCCTCCACAACAAGCGGCTCTACCTGGCTGTGTTTGCCGCTGTCCTGGGGAACTTCAGTTTTGGCTTTGCCCTGGTTTACCCCTCGCCCGTCATCCCTGCCCTGGAGGCTCACCCCAGCCCTGAGCTGAGGCTGGACCAGCACACAGCCTCCTGGTTTGGG TCGGTGTTCACGctgggagcggcggcgggggggctcAGCGCCATGCTCCTCAACGACCGTCTGGGCCGCAAACTGAGCATCATGTTCTCGGCGCTGCCCTCCGCCGTGGGATACGCGCTGATGGCCAGTGCCCAGAACATcgggatgctgctgctgggacGCGTGCTGACGGGCTACGCCGGCGGCGTGACGTCCGCCTCCATCCCG GTCTACATCTCAGAGATCTCCCACCCCGGGGTCAGAGGCATGCTGGGCGCCTGTCCTCAGATCATGGCAGTGCTGGGCTCCCTCATCCTGTACGCGCTGG ggctggTCCTGGAGTGGCGCTGGCTGGCCGTCGCAGGGGAGGTGCCCGTGCTCGCCATGATCATCCTGCTCTGCTTCATGCCCGACTCGCCCCGGTTCCTGCTCTCCCAGGGGAAGGATGACGAGGCCCTGGTGTCCCTGTGCTGGCTGCGGGGCAGGGACACGGACTATGCCAGGGAATATGAGCAGATCAAGGACAGCGTGAGGAAGCTG AGCCGGCGGGTTTCCTGTGCCGAGATCAAGGACCCTTTCATTTACAAGCCCATTCTGATCGCGGTGGGGATGAGgttcctgcagcagctctccGGTGTCACCTGTGTCCTCGTGTACCTGCAGTCGATATTCAAGAAAACAGCTGTCATCCTG AAACCAGAGTACGATGCAGCTCTTGTTGGTTTGGTCCGTCTGTTCTCCGTGGCGATCGCTGCTGTGTCGATGGATAAAGCTGGGAGGAAGATTCTTCTTTTTGTATCGG CTGGTGTCATGTTGGTCTCCAACCTGACCATGGGGCTCTATATCCACTTCGTGCCGGCTTCTCAGAACGGCACCATTGCCAACAAGACGCTGGTGAGCTCTGCTACCCTTCCTGCTGAGCCAACCAACTACATCACCCTCATCCCCCTCCTGGCAACCATGTTCTTCATAATGG GTTATGCTATGGGCTGGGGCCCCATCACTTGGTTGCTGATGTCGGAGGTCCTCCCTCTGAAAGCCCGTGGGGTGGCCTCAGGCCTCTGCGTTGTCGTGAGCTGGCTGACAGCCTTCACCCTGACCCAGTTCTTCCTCCGAGTCGTG gaagccTTTGGCCTTGAGGTGCCCTTCCTCTTCTTCGCTGTCATCTGCGCCGGGAACATCTTATTCACAGGCTGCTGCGTTCCAGAAACCAAAGGCAGGTCTCTAGAACAGATCGAGGCCTTCTTCAGGACTGGCCGGAGGTCATTCATGAGGTAG